In a single window of the Prochlorococcus marinus str. AS9601 genome:
- a CDS encoding form I ribulose bisphosphate carboxylase large subunit: protein MSKKYDAGVKEYRDTYWTPEYVPLDTDLLACFKCTGQEGVPREEVAAAVAAESSTGTWSTVWSELLTDLEFYKGRCYRIEDVPGDPEAFYAFIAYPLDLFEEGSITNVLTSLVGNVFGFKALRHLRLEDIRFPIAFIKTCGGPPNGIVVERDRLNKYGRPLLGCTIKPKLGLSGKNYGRVVYECLRGGLDLTKDDENINSQPFQRWRERFEFVAEAVKLAQQETGEVKGHYLNCTANTPEELYERAEFAKELDMPIIMHDYITGGFTANTGLANWCRKNGMLLHIHRAMHAVIDRHPKHGIHFRVLAKCLRLSGGDQLHTGTVVGKLEGDRQTTLGYIDNLRESFVPEDRSRGNFFDQDWGSMPGVFAVASGGIHVWHMPALLAIFGDDSCLQFGGGTHGHPWGSAAGAAANRVALEACVKARNAGREIEKESRDILMEAAKHSPELAIALETWKEIKFEFDTVDKLDVQG, encoded by the coding sequence ATGAGTAAGAAGTATGATGCAGGGGTAAAGGAGTACAGAGATACCTACTGGACTCCAGAATATGTACCCCTAGACACCGATTTACTAGCCTGTTTCAAATGTACAGGTCAAGAAGGTGTCCCCAGAGAAGAAGTTGCAGCAGCTGTTGCCGCTGAATCTTCAACAGGTACTTGGTCAACAGTTTGGTCCGAGTTACTTACAGATTTAGAATTTTATAAAGGACGTTGTTATCGAATCGAAGACGTTCCTGGAGACCCTGAAGCTTTTTATGCTTTTATTGCATATCCTTTAGATCTTTTTGAAGAAGGTTCTATTACAAACGTATTAACATCTCTTGTAGGAAACGTTTTTGGATTTAAAGCTCTAAGACACTTACGTCTAGAAGATATTAGATTCCCAATCGCTTTCATCAAAACTTGCGGTGGTCCACCAAATGGAATCGTAGTTGAAAGAGATCGTTTAAACAAATATGGAAGACCTCTACTTGGTTGTACAATTAAACCTAAATTAGGATTATCTGGTAAAAACTATGGCCGAGTTGTATATGAGTGCCTTAGAGGTGGTCTCGATTTAACGAAGGATGACGAGAATATAAACTCTCAGCCATTCCAACGTTGGAGAGAAAGATTTGAGTTTGTTGCAGAAGCAGTTAAGCTTGCTCAGCAGGAAACTGGCGAAGTTAAAGGTCACTACCTAAACTGTACTGCCAACACTCCTGAAGAACTTTACGAAAGAGCTGAATTTGCAAAAGAGCTAGATATGCCAATCATCATGCATGATTATATAACTGGCGGTTTTACTGCAAATACTGGATTAGCAAACTGGTGTCGTAAAAATGGCATGCTTCTACATATTCATAGAGCGATGCATGCTGTTATTGATAGACATCCAAAACACGGTATCCATTTCAGGGTTCTAGCAAAATGTTTGAGACTCTCCGGAGGAGATCAACTACATACTGGAACTGTTGTTGGAAAACTAGAGGGTGATCGTCAAACAACTCTTGGTTACATTGACAACTTAAGAGAGTCATTTGTTCCCGAAGATAGATCAAGAGGTAACTTCTTTGATCAAGATTGGGGTTCAATGCCAGGAGTATTTGCTGTCGCATCAGGTGGTATTCACGTATGGCATATGCCTGCACTCCTAGCGATTTTTGGAGATGATTCTTGTCTTCAGTTTGGTGGAGGAACACATGGTCATCCATGGGGTTCAGCTGCTGGAGCTGCAGCCAACAGAGTTGCTTTAGAAGCTTGCGTAAAAGCACGTAATGCTGGTCGCGAAATCGAAAAAGAGAGTAGAGACATTCTTATGGAAGCTGCTAAACACAGTCCTGAATTAGCTATCGCTCTTGAAACTTGGAAGGAAATTAAGTTTGAATTTGATACCGTCGACAAACTAGACGTTCAAGGTTAA
- a CDS encoding ribulose bisphosphate carboxylase small subunit has translation MPFQSTVGDYQTVATLETFGFLPPMTQEEIYDQIAYIIAQGWSPVIEHVHPSGSMQTYWSYWKLPFFGEKDLNLVVSELEACHRAYPDHHVRIIGYDAYTQSQGTAFVVFQGR, from the coding sequence ATGCCTTTCCAGAGCACAGTAGGCGACTATCAAACAGTTGCAACCCTGGAAACATTCGGTTTCTTACCACCGATGACCCAGGAGGAAATATACGATCAAATTGCATACATAATTGCTCAAGGCTGGAGTCCTGTTATTGAGCATGTTCATCCAAGTGGAAGTATGCAAACTTATTGGTCTTATTGGAAGCTCCCATTCTTTGGGGAAAAAGACCTTAACTTGGTTGTAAGTGAATTAGAGGCATGTCATAGAGCATACCCTGATCATCATGTAAGAATCATCGGATACGATGCTTACACTCAAAGCCAAGGAACAGCTTTTGTAGTTTTCCAAGGACGTTAA